From Streptomyces sp. TLI_105, the proteins below share one genomic window:
- a CDS encoding helix-turn-helix transcriptional regulator, whose translation MTTAPQSPAPVGREELLTRLERALHTRGRALLTGPAGVGKTEVALAEAARAEARGETVLWLATLPSDREIPGAAAAALVASVAATVTWPGLGTSRPEPPAPHAPATEPYGAGGTGGVGGTGASGADPAAAGALAAGPLSPGALASGILTSGVLASGIFSSGVFDQLPGPQRTAVAMLCREAPIDAGGWDPIALRLGIARILRALTCRGPVLLVVDGVQHIDADSADLLRFALHLAPPSLRVVAVETPEPYAETHEPYRESHRPEDPHAAHLWVPSEADVLRVPPLQADEIAELLIHHRLPSRMAGRIHRASGGNPRLALAVGRSLADARTPVHHAEALTLSGRARDLARQLLGAAPPAVRETLLLAALALRPSATLVRRAGRPSAEADLAAAERADLVSLSEDGSVTFTAGLLPSTLVHDACWAERSAGHAALAEVVDDPVEAVRHRALATERPDEELAAEVAAAADLARRRGNSALAAELAMLAAESTPGRHGTRRITRLVDAAEEAARAARADLAMRAATDLLARDAGPSDRVRARLAVLDTAGQGLTGLDEMYVHAMEDSEGDTALRAAVQLRLAVKYVLADGDPERSRAAAVESAALASSMGDPRLAAQALTVQARMERALGFPDAEAVLAQARGLERAERPLGIRNAAQILTIRHALFDDRLNDARDELNALLPLVQRRGSVEDTIELFSTLAAIESRRGACAAALSHAGQSLALTLEAGLSPGPAWYTLALAETAGGSFARAASYARRSVQASEEEGDRVFLSRSRYALGRVQLITGDVATALETLRRVQADERAQSTVDPSMLRWHEELAEALLAQDAADEALALLAEVRPVAERLGRSTVLLGCDRAYALCLAAEGRTDEAAELLTRTAESFGRAGLPLERGRVLIALARVERRRRRRSAAQAALHEAASVFERAGAAPWLALASETPAGEGAGPGAGGEESVPALSSLTEAELRLARLVGQGASNQEAAAKLYLSVKTVEARLTRIYQKLDVRSRAQLATALRP comes from the coding sequence GTGACGACAGCTCCGCAGAGCCCTGCTCCGGTGGGCCGGGAGGAACTCCTCACCCGCCTCGAGCGCGCCCTCCACACCCGGGGCCGCGCCCTGCTCACCGGCCCCGCCGGCGTCGGCAAGACCGAGGTCGCGCTCGCCGAGGCGGCCCGCGCGGAGGCGCGCGGCGAGACCGTGCTGTGGCTCGCGACCCTGCCGTCCGACCGTGAGATACCCGGGGCGGCGGCCGCGGCGCTCGTGGCCTCGGTGGCGGCGACCGTCACCTGGCCGGGGCTCGGCACCAGCCGCCCCGAACCGCCCGCCCCGCACGCCCCCGCCACCGAGCCGTACGGCGCCGGAGGGACCGGAGGCGTCGGAGGGACCGGCGCGTCCGGAGCCGACCCGGCCGCCGCGGGCGCGCTCGCCGCCGGGCCCCTCTCCCCCGGCGCGCTCGCCTCCGGGATCCTCACCTCCGGCGTGCTGGCCTCCGGGATCTTCTCCTCCGGGGTCTTCGACCAGCTGCCGGGCCCCCAGCGCACCGCCGTCGCCATGCTCTGCCGCGAGGCGCCGATCGACGCCGGCGGCTGGGACCCGATCGCGCTGCGCCTCGGCATCGCCCGGATCCTGCGCGCCCTGACCTGCCGCGGCCCCGTCCTGCTCGTCGTCGACGGGGTGCAGCACATCGACGCGGACAGCGCGGACCTGCTCCGGTTCGCCCTCCACCTGGCCCCGCCCTCGCTGCGGGTGGTGGCGGTGGAGACCCCCGAGCCGTACGCCGAGACCCATGAGCCGTACCGCGAGAGCCACCGCCCCGAGGACCCGCACGCCGCACACCTCTGGGTGCCGTCCGAGGCGGACGTGCTGCGCGTCCCGCCGCTGCAGGCCGACGAGATCGCCGAACTCCTCATCCACCACCGGCTGCCCTCCCGGATGGCCGGCCGCATCCACCGCGCGAGCGGCGGCAATCCACGCCTCGCGCTCGCCGTCGGCCGCTCCCTCGCCGACGCGCGGACCCCGGTGCACCACGCGGAGGCGCTGACGCTCTCCGGGCGCGCCCGCGACCTGGCCCGCCAGCTCCTGGGCGCCGCGCCCCCCGCCGTACGCGAGACGCTGCTGCTCGCGGCGCTCGCGCTGCGCCCCTCCGCCACTCTGGTGCGGCGGGCCGGGCGGCCCAGCGCGGAGGCGGACCTCGCCGCCGCCGAGCGGGCCGACCTGGTGTCGCTGTCCGAGGACGGCTCGGTGACGTTCACCGCCGGACTGCTGCCCTCCACCCTGGTTCACGACGCCTGTTGGGCCGAGCGGAGCGCCGGGCACGCGGCCCTCGCGGAGGTCGTGGACGACCCCGTCGAGGCGGTGCGGCACCGGGCGCTGGCCACCGAGCGGCCGGACGAGGAGCTCGCCGCCGAGGTCGCGGCCGCCGCCGACCTGGCCCGGCGGCGCGGGAACAGCGCGCTCGCCGCCGAACTGGCGATGCTCGCCGCCGAGTCCACCCCCGGCCGGCACGGGACGCGGCGGATCACGCGGCTCGTCGACGCCGCCGAGGAGGCCGCCCGCGCCGCCCGCGCCGACCTCGCGATGCGGGCCGCCACCGACCTGCTGGCCCGGGACGCGGGACCGTCCGACCGGGTCAGGGCGCGGCTCGCCGTGCTCGACACGGCGGGTCAGGGGCTCACCGGGCTCGACGAGATGTACGTCCACGCCATGGAGGACTCCGAGGGGGACACCGCCCTGCGGGCCGCCGTGCAGCTGCGGCTCGCCGTCAAGTACGTGCTGGCGGACGGCGATCCGGAGCGCTCGCGGGCGGCGGCGGTCGAATCGGCCGCGCTGGCCTCCTCGATGGGCGATCCCCGGCTCGCGGCGCAGGCCCTGACCGTGCAGGCGCGGATGGAGCGGGCCCTCGGCTTCCCGGACGCCGAGGCCGTGCTCGCCCAGGCGCGCGGCCTGGAACGGGCCGAGCGTCCGCTCGGCATCCGGAACGCCGCCCAGATCCTGACGATCCGTCACGCCCTCTTCGACGACCGGCTGAACGACGCCCGGGACGAGCTGAACGCGCTCCTGCCCCTGGTCCAGCGGCGCGGCTCGGTGGAGGACACGATCGAGCTGTTCTCCACGCTGGCCGCGATCGAGTCCCGCCGGGGCGCCTGCGCGGCCGCGCTCTCGCACGCGGGGCAGTCGCTCGCGCTCACCCTGGAGGCGGGTCTCTCCCCCGGCCCCGCCTGGTACACGCTGGCGCTCGCGGAGACGGCAGGCGGCAGCTTCGCGCGGGCCGCGAGCTATGCCCGCCGCAGCGTGCAGGCCTCGGAGGAGGAGGGCGACCGCGTCTTCCTCTCCCGCAGCCGGTACGCGCTCGGCCGCGTCCAGCTGATCACCGGCGACGTCGCCACCGCCCTGGAGACGCTGCGGCGGGTCCAGGCCGACGAGCGCGCCCAGTCGACGGTGGACCCCTCGATGCTGCGCTGGCACGAGGAGCTGGCCGAGGCGCTGCTCGCCCAGGACGCGGCCGACGAGGCCTTGGCGCTCCTGGCGGAGGTGCGGCCGGTGGCGGAGCGCCTGGGCCGGTCCACGGTCCTGCTGGGCTGCGACCGGGCGTACGCGCTGTGCCTGGCGGCGGAGGGGCGTACGGACGAGGCGGCCGAGCTGCTCACCCGTACGGCCGAGAGCTTCGGGCGGGCCGGGCTGCCGCTGGAGCGGGGGCGCGTGCTGATCGCCCTGGCGCGGGTCGAGCGCCGTCGTCGGCGCCGGTCGGCGGCGCAGGCGGCCCTGCACGAGGCGGCCTCGGTGTTCGAGCGGGCCGGGGCGGCTCCGTGGCTGGCCCTGGCGAGCGAGACGCCGGCGGGCGAGGGCGCAGGTCCCGGTGCCGGCGGCGAGGAGTCGGTGCCCGCGCTCTCGTCGCTGACGGAGGCGGAGCTGCGGCTGGCCCGTCTGGTGGGCCAGGGGGCGAGCAACCAGGAGGCGGCGGCGAAGCTGTACCTGAGCGTGAAGACGGTGGAGGCGCGGCTGACCCGCATCTACCAGAAGCTCGACGTCCGCTCCCGGGCGCAATTGGCGACGGCCCTGCGTCCGTGA
- the rox gene encoding rifampin monooxygenase, whose amino-acid sequence MIDVIVVGGGPTGLMLASELRLHDARVVVLEKLAEPTRESRGQGLHARSVEMMDQRGLLERFTAVSERFQVGGLFGGVMKPWPERLDTAHPYGLATPQPVTERLLNERALELGTEIRRGAEVVGIDQDEDGVTVELADGTELRARYVAACDGGRSTVRKLLGVAFPGEPATVETLIGDMEATADPETIAAVTAEVQKTELRFGLKPLGDGACRVVVPADGVAEDRSTAPTLEEFKTRLRVFAGTDFGVHSPRWLSRFGDATRQAERYRVGRVFLAGDAAHIHPPTGGQGLNLGVQDAFNLGWKLAAAVAGWAPDGLLDTYEAERHPVGARVVKNTRAQMTLLGSDPGATALRELFSELMDFAEVNRFVTGMITAVDVRYDLGEGHELLGRRLRDVGLKRGRLYELTHGGRGLLLDQTGRLSAEGWADRVDHVVDVSEELDAPAVLMRPDGHVVWVGEDQEDLLGPLTEWFGAPTA is encoded by the coding sequence ATGATTGATGTGATCGTGGTCGGCGGCGGACCGACCGGTCTGATGCTCGCGAGCGAACTGCGGCTGCACGACGCGCGGGTGGTCGTCCTGGAGAAGCTGGCCGAGCCGACCCGGGAGTCGCGCGGACAGGGCCTGCACGCGCGCAGCGTCGAGATGATGGACCAGCGGGGCCTCCTGGAGCGGTTCACCGCGGTCAGCGAGAGGTTCCAGGTCGGTGGCCTCTTCGGCGGCGTGATGAAGCCGTGGCCGGAGCGGCTCGACACGGCCCACCCGTACGGCCTCGCCACGCCGCAGCCGGTCACCGAGCGGCTGTTGAACGAGCGCGCGCTCGAACTCGGCACGGAGATCCGGCGCGGCGCCGAGGTGGTCGGGATCGACCAGGACGAGGACGGGGTGACCGTCGAGCTCGCGGACGGCACCGAGCTGCGCGCGCGCTACGTCGCCGCGTGCGACGGCGGCCGCAGCACCGTGCGCAAGCTGCTCGGCGTCGCCTTCCCCGGCGAGCCCGCCACCGTCGAGACGCTCATCGGCGACATGGAGGCGACCGCGGACCCGGAGACCATCGCCGCCGTCACCGCGGAGGTCCAGAAGACCGAGCTGCGGTTCGGTCTCAAGCCCCTCGGGGACGGCGCGTGCCGCGTCGTCGTGCCCGCCGACGGCGTGGCCGAGGACCGTTCGACCGCGCCGACCCTCGAGGAGTTCAAGACCCGGCTGCGGGTCTTCGCCGGCACCGACTTCGGCGTCCACTCGCCCCGCTGGCTGTCCCGCTTCGGCGACGCCACCCGGCAGGCCGAGCGCTACCGGGTCGGCCGGGTGTTCCTGGCCGGCGACGCGGCGCACATCCACCCGCCGACCGGCGGCCAGGGCCTCAACCTCGGTGTCCAGGACGCGTTCAACCTCGGTTGGAAGCTGGCCGCAGCGGTCGCCGGCTGGGCGCCCGACGGGCTGCTCGACACGTACGAGGCCGAACGGCACCCCGTCGGCGCCCGCGTCGTGAAGAACACCCGCGCCCAGATGACGCTGCTGGGCAGCGATCCCGGGGCGACCGCGCTGCGCGAGCTGTTCTCGGAGCTGATGGACTTCGCGGAGGTCAACCGGTTCGTGACCGGCATGATCACCGCCGTCGACGTCCGCTACGACCTCGGCGAGGGCCATGAACTCCTCGGGCGGCGGCTGCGGGACGTCGGGCTGAAGCGGGGGCGCCTGTACGAGCTGACGCACGGCGGCCGCGGACTGCTGCTCGACCAGACCGGCCGGCTCTCGGCGGAGGGCTGGGCGGACCGCGTCGACCACGTCGTCGACGTCAGCGAGGAACTGGACGCGCCCGCCGTGCTGATGCGGCCGGACGGCCACGTGGTGTGGGTCGGCGAGGACCAGGAGGACCTTCTCGGCCCCCTGACCGAGTGGTTCGGCGCCCCGACGGCCTGA